In Halobacterium noricense, the genomic stretch GTTCCTCACCGCGTCCGGCGAGCAGGCACTCCGGGACGCGATGACGAACGCGCGCGGCCGCACGAGCGCGACGGCCATCAGCCTCCTGCTGTTGACGTGGTCCGCGCTCAAACTGTTCCGCGGCCTCGACGTGGCGTTCTCGCAGGTGTACGGCGTCCAGGAGCCCGAGTCGCTGCTCGAACAGGTCGTCGACGGCGTCGTCGTGCTGCTGACGCTGCCGCTGGCGGTCGGCGCAGCAATCGTGGTGACCGTGCTCGTGCCGTATCTCGACGTCCTTCCGTACCTCGACCTCGCCAGCGCGCTGACGCTGCCGGTCGCGCTCACGCTGGTGTTCCTGCCGTCGTACTACGTCTTCCCGGACGTCGAGATGTCCGTCCGGGAAGCGCTGCCGGGCGCAGCGTTCGCCGCGGTCGGGTGGACGCTGCTCGTGCAGGGGTTCCGCGTGTACGCCGCGTACGTCGGCGGCGGCGAACTGTACGGGATTCTGGGCGGCGCGCTACTCCTCGTGACGTGGCTGTACTTCGGCGGCATCGTTATCACCCTCGGTGCGGTACTCAACGCCGTGCTGTCGGGACGACCTGACGACGACGAGAAGCCGGAGCCCGAGCCACCGAACGAGGCACCGGACGTCGCCGAGCTCGGCGCGGAAGTCGAGGCGTTGCGCGCAGAACTGGACGCCAAGACCGTGCGCAAGTCCGAGCTGGAGGCGGACCTCAAGCAGTACGTCCGCCAGCGCCTGCGCCGCGGAAAGGCCCGCGGCTGGGGGCCCTACCTCGTGTTGCTGTACGGCACCCTGATGACCGTCGGCGCGTTCCACTACCTCGACGGCGGCTGGTCGATACTGGCGATGCTCGTGGTGTGGCTGTCGACGCTGGGCCTGTACGTGCTGATGGTGTTGTTCGGCCTGAGCATCAACGCGGTCGGACTTCCGAGCCGCATCGCCGACCGCGTGCGGTCGTGGCGACGATGAGCCCGATCGACAGGAGCGTCAGCGTCACGGAGACGCTGGCGGGCGGCGTCCCCGAGACGCTGGTGCCGGTGTTTGTGGTGTTGACGTTCCTCGGGAGCACGTGGTTCGTGACGACCGTCGGCCCCGCGGTCTACCTGTTCGGCCCAAAGCGCGGCTGGCTGTCGCGCCGCGACGGCGCGCGCCTGCTCGCGGTGAGCATCGGCGCGCTCGCGCTCGTCGTGCTCGCGAAGGGCCTGTTCGCGGAGCCGCGGCCCCCCGAGTCGGTGATGCGCATCGCCGAGGACGGCAACGGCTTCCCGAGCGGCCACGCGACCGGCGCGGCGGCGTTCTACGGCGGGCTCGCGGCGCTGCTCGACGTGAACGACCGCGCGCGCCGGTACGCCGCAGCGGCCGGGATGATTGCGCTCGTCGCATTCACGCGGCTCGTGCTCGGCGTCCACTACCTCGGCGACGTGGTCGCGGGCGCGCTCCTCGGCACGGCGTTCGTCGCGGGGCTGCTCGCGCTCACCCGCCGCCGCATCGGCTACGGGTTCGTCGTCGCGGCCGTCACCGCCGTCGCGGCCGTCGTACTCGTTGGCCCCACGGAGGACCCGGTCGCGGCGCTCGGCGGGACGGTCGGCGCGCTCGTCGGCTGGTGGCTGGTGACCCGCCGCGGCGCGCTGCTGAACGACGTCCCGGTGAAGGCCGCGGCCCCCATTCTCGTCGTGCTCGGCGGGGCCGCAGCGCTCACGCTGAAAGTCGACGCAGTGTTGCCCGCGATCGGCGTCGCGCACGCTGTCGCCGGCGTCGCGTTCGTCGCGCTTCCGGTCCTGCGGCAGTAACGCCGTCGCTGGTCGGCGCGCGACGCGAAAGAAAACGCGGAGTGGAGCCGTTTAGAACTTCTCGAGGTAGCGGTCGAGCTCCCAGTCGGAGACGTCGACGCGGTAGTCGTCGTACTCTGCGTTCTTCGCTTCGAGGAACTTCTCGGCGACGTGGTCGCCGAGCGCGTCCAGGACGACCTCGTCGTCTTCGAGTTCGTCGAGGGCGTCACCGAGGTTCGACGGCAGCGTTTCGATGCCGTACTCCTCGCGCTTGGCCTCGTCGAACTCGTAGATGTTCTCGCGGACCGGGTCGTCGCAGTCGAGGCCGCGCTCGATGCCGTCGAGGCCGGCGTGGATGAGCGCCGCGAACGCCAGGTATGGGTTACACGACGGGTCCGGGAAGCGCGCTTCGATGCGGCTCGCGGACGGCACGCGCGCCGCGGGCTTGCGGATGAGCGCGGAGCGGTTGCGGTCCGACCACGCGACGTACACCGGCGCTTCGTAGCCGGGGACGAGGCGCTTGTAGGAGTTCACGGTCGGGTTCGTGACCGCGGCCAGCGCCGGCGCGTGTTCGAGGACGCCAGCGGTGAACTGCTTGGCCGTCTCCGAGAGGTCGAACTCGTCGTCGGGGTCGTGGAACGCGTTCTCGCCGTCGTCGGTGAACAGCGAGAAGTGCGCGTGCATCCCGGAGCCGTTGATGCGCGGGATGGGCTTGGGCATGAACGTCGCGTGGAGGTCGTGCTGGGCCGCGATGGCGCGCACGACGGTGCGGAACGTCCCGACGTTGTCGGCGGTCGTGAGGGCGTCGTCGTACTCGAAGTTGATTTCGTGTTGCCCCTCCGCAACCTCGTGGTGAGAGGCTTCGATTTCGAAGCCCATGTCTTCGAGACCGTAGATGATGTCGCGGCGGACGTCGCTCGCGAGGTCCTTCGGCGCGAGGTCGAAGTAGCCGCCGGCGTCGTTGGTCTTCGTCGTCGCGCGGCCGTCCTCGTCCTCCTCGAAGAGGAAGAACTCGGGTTCGGGTGCGGCGTTGACGGTGTAGCCCATCTCCTCGGCGCGGTCGAGGGCCTGCTTGAGCACGTAGCGCGGGTCGCCCTCGAACGGTTCACCGGTGGAGGTGTCGACGACGTCGCAGATGAGGCGCGCAGCGCCACCTTCTTCCTCGTCCTTGCGGGTGCGCCACGGAAGCACGGAGAACGTCTCGGGGTCGGGAACGAGGCGCATGTCCGACTCCTGGATGCGGACGAAGCCTTCGATGGACGAACCGTCGAAGTAGATACCGTCCTCGAACGCCTTCTCCGCCTGACTGGCGGGGATGGAGACGTTTTTCACGGTGCCGAGGATGTCCGTGAACTGGAGACGGAGGAAGTCGATGTTCTGTTCGTCTATCTTCTCGAGTACTGCCTGCTCGCTCGGGCTGAGGCCCTCACTAGGATTCCCGTTCGTCATATCTGTGGACAGTCCAGACGAGTACATCCACTATTAAAGCAGTAGCGGTTAGCGTAATTTTGGGAGATGAAACGATAACTGAACATTCGTAAACTTCTATATGCCGGAGACGGTAGGGGTGTGTATGACGTACGAAAACCTCGACGCGCACCTCGTCAACGAACTGCTGGCCGACGGCCGCGCCAGCCTCCGCAGTCTCGCCGACGAACTCGACGTATCGGTGACTACCGTCTCCAACCACCTCAAAGACTTGGAAAACGAGGGCGTCATCGAGGGGTACGTCCCGATCGTCGACTACGACCAGCTCGGCTACGACGTCACCGCCATCATCCAACTCAAGGTCGAGGGTGGCGCGCTCCCCGACATCACCGACCGCTTCCGCGACCACAAGCAGATGGTCTCCGTCTACGAGGTCACCGGCGACCACGACGTCATCGCCGTCGGGAAGTTCAACGACACCGACGACATGAACGCGCTCATCAAGGAACTGCTCTCGGACGCCGACATCAAGGAGTCCAACACGAGCGTCGTGCTCAACGCCGCCGCCGAACACCAGCAGTTCGAACTCGACGTCGACGACGAGTAACGCGACCACTCCTTTCTGCGACCGCGCGTGACCCGGAGCCGCCCCTGTCCAGCGAAACATCGAAAGAAAATCGTGAGTAGTCAGCGGACGGTGCAGCGCGGAGGAACGGGCGCATCCGGCAACCGGAGGTCGCCGGTTCACAGCGCGCGAAGCGCGCTGGCGCCGAACCCACCGAAGGTGGGTGACGGCGCTTTTTCCCCAAGTTTTTGCGAACGAGCGGCCGAAGGCCGCGAGTGTAGCAAAAAGTGGGTTTACATCATCCCGCCCATGCCGCCGCCCATGCCGCCTGCGGGGCCGCCGGCACCGCCCTCGTCACCCTTGTCGGTGGAGAGGTCGCCGGCGGAGATGATGTCGTCGATTTTGAGCACGAGGTTCGCGGCTTCGGAGGCGCTCGTGACGGCCTGCTCTTTGGCGTGTGCGGGCTCGACGACACCGGCTTCGAAGGTGTCTTCGAGGTTGCCGGAGAGCACGTTGAGGCCGGTGCGTTCCTCGCCGGATTCGTGCGCGGAGCGCAGGTCGACGAGCGTGTCGATGGAGTCGAGGCCGGCGTTCTCGGCGAGCACGCGCGGCACGAGCTCCAGGGAGTCCGCGAACGCTTCGACGGCGAGCTGTTCGCGGCCGGAGACGGAGTCCGCGAAGTCGCGGAGGCGGTCGGCGACTTCGACTTCGATGGCACCGCCGCCGGGGAGGACGCGACCGTCGCTGAGCGTCTGCGCGGAGACGTCGAGGGCGTCAGTGACGCCGCGTTCGAGCTCGTCGACGACGTGGTCGGTGGAGGCGCGCAGGAGGATGGTGACGCCGTGGGCGTCCTCGTCGTGACCTTCGACGTAGAAGAGTTCGTCCTCGCTGTCGCGGGAGATAGAGCCGCTGGCGACGTTGGCTGCGGTCGCGGAGTCGAGGTCCGTGACGACCGCCGTGTTGAGGACGTTCGTCAGGAACTCGATGTCGGACTTCTTGGTGCGGCGGATGGCGAGGATGCCCTCCTTCGCGAGGTAGTGCTGGGCCATGTCGTCGATGCCCTTCTGGCAGAAGACGACGTTCGCGCCGGTGTCGACGATCTGCTGGACCTTCTGCTTGAGCTGCTCCTCTTCCTGGTCGAGGAAGGACTGGAGCTGGTCGGGGCTCTCGATGTTGACGGAGGTGTCGGCTTCGGCTTCCTCGACCTCGATGGCCTCGTTCAGCAGGAGAATTTCGGCGTCCTCGACGTCCGTGGGCATCTCGTCGTGGACCGGGTCCTTGTCGATGGCGGCACCGACGAGGAGCTCGGAGTCACCGACCGCGCGGCCGGTCTGGGTCTCGACGTTGATGTTCGCGGCGTCGACGACGGTGCTGCCGTCGGC encodes the following:
- a CDS encoding YihY/virulence factor BrkB family protein codes for the protein MTHHVEARDVTRIGSAVGVARRVVGTAQDEQVTFLSAAVAYYAFVSLIPLLVLAVAVGTALGGVELVDGVVGALDQFLTASGEQALRDAMTNARGRTSATAISLLLLTWSALKLFRGLDVAFSQVYGVQEPESLLEQVVDGVVVLLTLPLAVGAAIVVTVLVPYLDVLPYLDLASALTLPVALTLVFLPSYYVFPDVEMSVREALPGAAFAAVGWTLLVQGFRVYAAYVGGGELYGILGGALLLVTWLYFGGIVITLGAVLNAVLSGRPDDDEKPEPEPPNEAPDVAELGAEVEALRAELDAKTVRKSELEADLKQYVRQRLRRGKARGWGPYLVLLYGTLMTVGAFHYLDGGWSILAMLVVWLSTLGLYVLMVLFGLSINAVGLPSRIADRVRSWRR
- a CDS encoding phosphatase PAP2 family protein, with the translated sequence MSPIDRSVSVTETLAGGVPETLVPVFVVLTFLGSTWFVTTVGPAVYLFGPKRGWLSRRDGARLLAVSIGALALVVLAKGLFAEPRPPESVMRIAEDGNGFPSGHATGAAAFYGGLAALLDVNDRARRYAAAAGMIALVAFTRLVLGVHYLGDVVAGALLGTAFVAGLLALTRRRIGYGFVVAAVTAVAAVVLVGPTEDPVAALGGTVGALVGWWLVTRRGALLNDVPVKAAAPILVVLGGAAALTLKVDAVLPAIGVAHAVAGVAFVALPVLRQ
- the glnA gene encoding type I glutamate--ammonia ligase, encoding MTNGNPSEGLSPSEQAVLEKIDEQNIDFLRLQFTDILGTVKNVSIPASQAEKAFEDGIYFDGSSIEGFVRIQESDMRLVPDPETFSVLPWRTRKDEEEGGAARLICDVVDTSTGEPFEGDPRYVLKQALDRAEEMGYTVNAAPEPEFFLFEEDEDGRATTKTNDAGGYFDLAPKDLASDVRRDIIYGLEDMGFEIEASHHEVAEGQHEINFEYDDALTTADNVGTFRTVVRAIAAQHDLHATFMPKPIPRINGSGMHAHFSLFTDDGENAFHDPDDEFDLSETAKQFTAGVLEHAPALAAVTNPTVNSYKRLVPGYEAPVYVAWSDRNRSALIRKPAARVPSASRIEARFPDPSCNPYLAFAALIHAGLDGIERGLDCDDPVRENIYEFDEAKREEYGIETLPSNLGDALDELEDDEVVLDALGDHVAEKFLEAKNAEYDDYRVDVSDWELDRYLEKF
- the lrp gene encoding HTH-type transcriptional regulator Lrp; the protein is MTYENLDAHLVNELLADGRASLRSLADELDVSVTTVSNHLKDLENEGVIEGYVPIVDYDQLGYDVTAIIQLKVEGGALPDITDRFRDHKQMVSVYEVTGDHDVIAVGKFNDTDDMNALIKELLSDADIKESNTSVVLNAAAEHQQFELDVDDE
- the thsB gene encoding thermosome subunit beta → MAQQQRMQGQPMIIMGDDAQRVKDKDAQEHNISAARAVADAVRSTLGPKGMDKMLVSSMGDVTITNDGVTILQEMDIDNPTAEMIVEVAETQEDEAGDGTTTAVAIAGELLKNAEDLLERDIHPTAIIKGYNLAAEQAREEVDNVAIDVDPEDEDLIRSVAETSMTGKGAELDKELLSGIIYDAINQVSVEAADGSTVVDAANINVETQTGRAVGDSELLVGAAIDKDPVHDEMPTDVEDAEILLLNEAIEVEEAEADTSVNIESPDQLQSFLDQEEEQLKQKVQQIVDTGANVVFCQKGIDDMAQHYLAKEGILAIRRTKKSDIEFLTNVLNTAVVTDLDSATAANVASGSISRDSEDELFYVEGHDEDAHGVTILLRASTDHVVDELERGVTDALDVSAQTLSDGRVLPGGGAIEVEVADRLRDFADSVSGREQLAVEAFADSLELVPRVLAENAGLDSIDTLVDLRSAHESGEERTGLNVLSGNLEDTFEAGVVEPAHAKEQAVTSASEAANLVLKIDDIISAGDLSTDKGDEGGAGGPAGGMGGGMGGMM